The following coding sequences lie in one Enterococcus sp. 9E7_DIV0242 genomic window:
- a CDS encoding metallophosphoesterase family protein, with protein MNLLHISDIHFRREYEACDEGYKGMLAKMKSPLIQLEQCLQRVLQQETIDLVIISGDLTDDGEVEDYRFLRNWLQSVLGDTAIVVTLGNHDIKRNFRIGWCEEAASDLPYNQVRKYPDFTIVSFDNSSYGQADGVVDEEQFQWLEKTLAELGNEPIILVTHHHLLSYQSSIANWPGAERFLTLLASSNILCILNGHTHHSFIGNINGIPYFTVASMSFAGEDLGEGIVRFEECYGYNLYHFEQGKMLHQSSETNFSGQVLKVLDMGSGLDD; from the coding sequence ATGAATTTATTGCATATATCAGATATACATTTTCGTAGAGAATACGAAGCTTGTGACGAAGGTTATAAGGGAATGCTGGCAAAAATGAAGAGCCCATTGATTCAGCTGGAGCAGTGTTTGCAACGGGTTCTACAACAAGAAACGATCGATCTTGTGATTATCAGTGGTGACCTAACAGATGATGGCGAGGTTGAGGACTACCGTTTTTTAAGAAACTGGTTACAGTCTGTTCTCGGTGATACAGCGATCGTTGTTACTCTAGGGAATCATGATATTAAAAGGAATTTTCGGATAGGCTGGTGCGAAGAAGCAGCTTCTGATCTTCCTTACAATCAAGTGAGGAAGTATCCGGATTTTACCATAGTATCCTTTGATAATTCCTCTTATGGGCAGGCAGATGGTGTAGTGGATGAAGAGCAGTTTCAGTGGTTAGAAAAAACATTGGCAGAGTTAGGCAATGAGCCGATTATTTTAGTAACACACCACCATTTACTGTCTTACCAAAGCAGCATAGCGAACTGGCCGGGAGCTGAGCGATTTTTGACCTTACTTGCTTCTTCGAATATCCTCTGCATTTTAAATGGACATACCCATCATTCCTTCATAGGGAATATCAATGGGATTCCGTATTTTACTGTTGCGAGTATGTCCTTTGCCGGAGAGGATCTAGGCGAAGGAATCGTTCGTTTTGAAGAGTGTTATGGGTACAATCTATATCATTTTGAACAAGGGAAGATGCTGCACCAAAGCTCTGAAACAAATTTTTCAGGACAAGTATTGAAGGTACTGGATATGGGAAGCGGACTCGATGACTAA
- the phnE gene encoding phosphonate ABC transporter, permease protein PhnE → MILREVSKKTWGFLGLLLVLLVWSALSIDYSGLSTFSVSMGLDVLRGLSQPDWRFFYDGSGEDLVSLLLLTIGIACLGTMLATVLALPLTLLSAVNLWENYPWVTKIGKFVCNVLRAFPELVFAIIFVKVVGPGPFAGVMAIGIHQVGMLGKLFTEEMEAMNEDLVEEAEAIGANFWQTIFFVRVPHLLPIYSSLALNHFEIAVRSAATLGLVGAGGIGAPLIFAIQTRTWSKVSIILIGVVITVFLLDQVTGIIRKKLR, encoded by the coding sequence ATGATACTCCGTGAGGTAAGTAAAAAAACGTGGGGCTTTTTAGGACTATTGCTTGTTTTGCTGGTTTGGTCTGCTTTGAGTATTGATTATTCTGGATTAAGCACCTTCTCTGTTTCTATGGGACTGGATGTTTTGCGGGGATTAAGTCAGCCAGATTGGCGCTTTTTCTATGACGGAAGTGGAGAGGATCTCGTTAGTCTACTGCTGTTGACAATTGGTATTGCTTGTCTAGGTACCATGTTGGCAACTGTTTTAGCTCTTCCTCTGACACTGCTTAGTGCAGTAAATTTGTGGGAAAATTATCCATGGGTGACGAAAATAGGGAAATTTGTTTGCAATGTGTTACGCGCATTTCCGGAACTAGTTTTTGCAATTATTTTCGTAAAGGTAGTTGGTCCGGGACCATTTGCCGGAGTCATGGCTATCGGTATTCATCAAGTAGGGATGCTTGGAAAGCTATTTACTGAGGAAATGGAAGCAATGAATGAGGACTTAGTTGAGGAAGCAGAAGCAATTGGTGCGAACTTCTGGCAAACCATTTTCTTTGTAAGAGTGCCTCATTTGCTGCCGATATATAGCTCACTTGCGTTAAACCATTTTGAGATTGCGGTCAGAAGTGCCGCTACTCTTGGATTGGTAGGTGCTGGTGGGATCGGTGCACCATTGATTTTTGCCATTCAGACTCGTACGTGGAGCAAAGTAAGTATTATTTTGATTGGTGTTGTAATCACCGTGTTCCTTTTGGATCAGGTGACGGGAATAATAAGAAAGAAATTGAGATGA
- the phnE gene encoding phosphonate ABC transporter, permease protein PhnE, whose protein sequence is MKLKETVHFNWYKHLLLLIILLACFFSSMRITGADFSKVFTNSSQVTAFLSRFVHPEFSYLNKLIAPMIKTLQMSLLGTTIGVLIAIPVSFLATTTITENRWVSTIFRFFLGVVRTIPTLLLAALFVAVFGIGEATGVLTIAVFTFGMVSQLMFQAIETIDFGPIEAAAAVGANKLQIAIWSVAPQVMSQFASYAFYAFEVNVRASTVLGYVGAGGIGVILNSSLALLKYERVSIIILTILVTVSIVDKLSERVRRSFL, encoded by the coding sequence GTGAAATTGAAAGAGACGGTTCATTTCAACTGGTATAAGCACCTGCTGCTTCTAATTATTTTGCTGGCTTGCTTTTTTAGCAGCATGCGGATCACAGGGGCTGATTTTTCAAAAGTATTCACAAACTCTAGTCAAGTCACCGCTTTTTTATCACGCTTTGTGCATCCTGAGTTTAGTTACTTGAACAAGCTGATTGCTCCTATGATCAAGACACTACAGATGTCTTTACTTGGGACAACGATTGGTGTGCTTATTGCGATACCGGTAAGCTTTCTTGCGACAACAACTATCACAGAAAATCGCTGGGTATCAACGATTTTCCGCTTTTTTTTAGGAGTAGTTCGGACGATTCCTACGTTACTTTTGGCAGCATTGTTCGTTGCTGTTTTTGGTATTGGCGAGGCGACCGGGGTATTGACGATTGCTGTTTTTACTTTTGGTATGGTGTCACAGTTGATGTTTCAAGCCATCGAGACCATCGATTTTGGTCCTATTGAAGCAGCCGCTGCGGTGGGGGCGAACAAATTACAAATTGCCATTTGGTCCGTTGCGCCACAGGTGATGAGTCAATTTGCCAGCTATGCTTTTTATGCGTTTGAAGTAAATGTACGGGCTTCAACGGTCCTTGGTTATGTTGGTGCTGGAGGGATTGGAGTGATTTTAAATTCTTCTTTGGCACTATTAAAATATGAACGTGTGTCGATCATTATTTTGACGATATTAGTGACTGTATCGATTGTCGATAAATTAAGTGAACGAGTTAGGAGGTCCTTTTTATGA
- the phnC gene encoding phosphonate ABC transporter ATP-binding protein produces MIIFENVSKVYPNGVKGLQNINLTIEAGEFVSIIGLSGAGKSTLLRSINRLVPITEGDIRIDGMSITRAGKKELRLLRRQIGLISQSFNLVRRSTVQKNVLSGRLGYYTTLKSIFGLFTAEDYQRTKDALETVGLSDKLHSRSDELSGGQQQRVSIARALVQQASIILADEPVASLDPITTQKVMQDLKTINQTTNKTVIVNLHSVPLAREFSTRVIALKAGEIVFDGSPVALTDERLEEIYGKAIFEERAGE; encoded by the coding sequence ATGATTATTTTTGAGAATGTTTCGAAAGTTTATCCCAATGGGGTAAAAGGATTACAAAATATTAATTTGACGATTGAAGCGGGTGAGTTCGTTTCTATTATTGGGCTAAGCGGTGCAGGAAAGAGTACACTGCTGCGTTCGATCAATCGACTGGTTCCGATTACAGAAGGGGATATCCGGATCGATGGGATGTCAATTACTCGTGCCGGTAAAAAGGAGCTACGCTTACTTCGCCGGCAGATCGGCCTAATTTCACAAAGCTTTAACCTTGTGAGACGCAGTACCGTTCAGAAAAACGTTTTATCTGGACGATTGGGTTATTATACAACCTTAAAAAGTATTTTCGGTTTATTCACAGCTGAAGATTACCAACGGACAAAAGATGCTTTGGAAACAGTTGGATTATCAGATAAGCTGCATTCTCGTAGCGATGAATTGAGTGGTGGACAACAACAACGGGTCTCCATTGCTCGAGCTTTAGTTCAGCAAGCATCTATCATTTTAGCAGATGAGCCTGTTGCTTCATTAGACCCAATCACTACCCAAAAGGTCATGCAGGACTTGAAAACGATCAATCAAACGACGAATAAAACAGTTATTGTCAATCTTCATTCGGTCCCGCTTGCCCGTGAATTTTCCACACGAGTCATTGCTTTGAAAGCCGGAGAGATAGTTTTCGACGGTTCACCTGTCGCTTTAACAGATGAACGATTAGAAGAAATCTATGGTAAAGCGATCTTTGAAGAAAGGGCAGGGGAATAA
- a CDS encoding phosphate/phosphite/phosphonate ABC transporter substrate-binding protein: MQFKQLVKGFMGVMLLAALTGCGSGNSGKSDEAAKEKLVVQFVPTNNDGTMEAKAKPFAEYLSKKLDREVEVTLATDYSTIVEAMSSGQVDVGIMPPAAYVQAKDMDAAEAILTSQLGDYDQKTGLPLEGELTNTFKGEILVREDSGLNKLTDLKGKKIATLSPNSASGYIYPVAELKDAGVDPTTDATLTTVNDIPSEITAVLNGQMDAAFVFEGARNVFGSSFSDNDLFKELKVLYLTEGDIPNDAIAVQPKMDDKLKEEIKEVFLGMKDDEDGAEAMSLWGHQGYEEAADSAYDTIREYTEKAAE; encoded by the coding sequence ATGCAGTTCAAGCAATTGGTAAAAGGGTTTATGGGTGTTATGTTGTTAGCAGCATTAACTGGATGTGGTTCAGGTAATTCAGGCAAATCTGATGAGGCTGCAAAAGAAAAGCTAGTCGTTCAATTTGTACCAACGAATAATGATGGCACGATGGAAGCGAAAGCAAAACCATTTGCTGAATATCTTTCTAAAAAGCTGGATCGTGAAGTGGAAGTAACTCTGGCAACAGACTATTCTACCATCGTTGAAGCGATGTCTTCCGGGCAAGTTGATGTGGGGATCATGCCACCGGCTGCCTATGTTCAAGCGAAGGATATGGATGCAGCTGAAGCAATTTTGACCTCTCAGCTTGGCGATTACGATCAAAAAACAGGCTTACCATTAGAGGGTGAATTGACGAATACCTTCAAAGGAGAAATTTTGGTTCGTGAGGATAGTGGGTTGAACAAGCTAACGGATTTAAAAGGGAAGAAGATTGCCACGCTAAGTCCAAATTCAGCAAGCGGTTATATCTATCCCGTTGCAGAGCTAAAGGATGCTGGTGTGGATCCAACGACAGATGCAACCTTGACAACTGTTAATGATATTCCAAGTGAGATCACCGCTGTATTAAACGGACAGATGGATGCGGCTTTTGTATTCGAAGGAGCAAGAAATGTTTTTGGATCAAGCTTCTCTGATAATGATTTGTTCAAAGAATTAAAAGTGCTTTATCTTACTGAAGGAGATATCCCGAATGATGCTATTGCAGTACAGCCGAAGATGGATGACAAACTGAAAGAAGAAATCAAAGAAGTCTTTCTTGGAATGAAAGATGACGAAGATGGCGCAGAAGCTATGTCATTGTGGGGGCATCAGGGGTACGAAGAGGCCGCCGACTCCGCGTATGACACTATCAGAGAATATACTGAAAAAGCAGCAGAATAA
- a CDS encoding cyclic nucleotide-binding domain-containing protein: MKKIKNDERLAAYIKNHDLQSYMDTDLLAMSSLYSFEKEDHLIHAETASDFLYFLVDGVVMVYSYTSGTQNICIDYTKPGTPLGEASSLWGLLPKSSVKAVTPCVCVAVPLNQHRKTLQRDVRFLQNICQILSYRLNSGINLANSLTEPVETRLAKFILTHHKEGVFSFQLTTCAAILNVSYRHLLRTITSFRDAGILEKKKNTYLIQDMSELEKLAENMSQIKK; this comes from the coding sequence ATGAAAAAAATAAAGAACGACGAACGCTTAGCAGCTTACATAAAAAATCATGATTTACAATCTTATATGGATACAGACCTTTTAGCTATGTCTTCTCTATATTCATTTGAAAAAGAAGACCATCTTATCCATGCGGAAACAGCTTCGGATTTTCTTTATTTCTTAGTCGATGGTGTTGTGATGGTCTACTCCTACACCTCCGGTACACAAAATATTTGTATTGATTATACAAAACCCGGCACCCCTCTTGGAGAAGCATCTTCTTTGTGGGGGTTGCTGCCTAAAAGCAGCGTGAAGGCCGTAACACCATGTGTCTGTGTCGCAGTTCCATTGAATCAACACAGAAAAACGTTACAACGGGATGTTCGGTTTTTACAAAATATCTGTCAAATCCTGAGCTATCGTCTAAATTCAGGAATCAATCTAGCCAATTCGTTAACAGAGCCTGTCGAAACGCGCTTAGCAAAATTCATTTTGACTCACCACAAAGAAGGAGTCTTCTCTTTTCAGCTGACGACCTGTGCAGCGATCTTAAATGTGAGCTATCGTCACCTTTTACGAACAATTACTAGCTTTCGTGATGCTGGAATTCTTGAAAAGAAAAAGAACACTTATTTAATTCAAGACATGAGTGAATTAGAAAAGCTAGCCGAAAACATGAGCCAGATAAAAAAATAG
- a CDS encoding helix-turn-helix domain-containing protein, whose protein sequence is MERLLSNEMNRRVLLLNDLYSATDWLTSEKLAKSLDCSVKTLFLDCQYLEERWGDYLTIETSKKSGIKMITAPHHSIHDIYAEIIKEAPAFTLLEAVFFHPNHESEYFEEKMFMSKSTLYRLTKKINISLRDRNLKLSQKPFYLSGKKERQIRYFFAAYFLEVYGIHYWPFSLDKEKILDFVRKIDHQFQLDLTDIQVIHLVFSIAVTIIRQQQGYYVQIPQQDREELLKEQEQLLGYQAEIYAFTGVHPGDIPEFRYEDFIYTFFWWNFGWDSMQEKQKIKETGQMFVQTIQQSLTISITLRSQRKITRLFQNIYALHKMYPYKKYMIYDRFSYSSKSIRQNYVVFTAIVEKLLDTAEEQQRFPWKSLYLDEMLHEVMIYWEDLPTHMDSLRKTVTVLVMSDLGREHARSLVNQLNSAFQKKIAVSYLEHALFEGMSMAKGSTDLYVANFSPDNLPETQLIVVEDVLSSKDLNDLRDFIDRARLILPKDIPYLQQ, encoded by the coding sequence ATGGAGCGTCTATTATCAAATGAAATGAATCGTCGCGTACTACTATTGAATGATTTGTATAGTGCAACAGATTGGTTGACTTCAGAAAAGCTTGCCAAGAGTTTAGACTGTTCTGTCAAGACTCTGTTTTTGGACTGCCAGTATTTGGAAGAACGCTGGGGAGATTATCTGACGATCGAGACATCGAAGAAGAGCGGCATTAAGATGATTACAGCGCCCCATCACTCCATTCATGATATTTATGCAGAAATTATCAAGGAGGCACCGGCGTTTACGTTATTAGAGGCAGTTTTTTTTCATCCAAATCATGAGTCAGAGTATTTCGAAGAGAAGATGTTTATGAGCAAATCGACGTTATACCGCTTGACGAAAAAAATAAATATTTCGCTAAGAGATCGAAACTTAAAATTATCACAAAAACCATTCTATTTATCTGGTAAAAAAGAACGGCAGATTCGGTATTTTTTTGCCGCATATTTTCTTGAGGTCTACGGTATTCATTACTGGCCATTTTCTCTGGACAAAGAAAAAATCTTAGATTTTGTTCGGAAAATCGATCATCAGTTTCAGCTTGATTTGACGGATATCCAAGTGATTCATCTTGTTTTTTCTATTGCAGTAACGATTATTCGGCAGCAACAGGGCTATTATGTGCAGATTCCTCAGCAGGATCGTGAAGAGCTTTTGAAGGAACAAGAGCAATTGCTCGGATACCAAGCAGAGATATATGCTTTTACAGGAGTTCATCCTGGAGATATACCTGAGTTCAGATATGAGGATTTTATCTATACATTCTTTTGGTGGAATTTCGGCTGGGATTCTATGCAGGAAAAGCAAAAAATTAAAGAAACCGGTCAGATGTTTGTCCAAACTATACAGCAAAGCTTGACGATTTCAATCACCTTAAGGAGTCAACGAAAAATCACTCGCTTGTTTCAGAATATTTATGCCCTTCATAAAATGTATCCTTATAAAAAGTATATGATTTATGATCGTTTTTCCTATTCAAGTAAATCGATTCGTCAAAACTATGTTGTTTTTACAGCAATCGTGGAGAAGCTCTTAGATACAGCAGAGGAGCAGCAACGGTTTCCATGGAAAAGCTTGTATCTGGATGAGATGCTCCATGAGGTCATGATTTATTGGGAAGATTTGCCTACCCATATGGACAGCTTACGGAAAACCGTTACCGTGTTGGTTATGAGTGATCTAGGGCGTGAGCATGCGCGATCGTTGGTTAATCAATTAAACAGTGCGTTTCAGAAAAAAATTGCTGTGTCCTATCTGGAGCACGCATTGTTTGAAGGAATGAGTATGGCGAAGGGGAGTACAGATTTATATGTTGCTAATTTTTCGCCGGACAATCTACCGGAAACACAGTTGATTGTTGTTGAAGATGTATTGTCATCCAAAGATTTGAATGATCTACGTGATTTCATTGACCGAGCACGTCTGATATTGCCAAAGGATATACCTTATTTGCAACAATGA
- a CDS encoding sortase domain-bontaining protein codes for MKKRTWTLLLPIGVAVLLSGAAFFDHTIAAENTEMIQSTVEEMASQEKTGASATETSSSEAKKASTESTRNSTESEDSVAPEPVSAEVSAPVEAAPVAEEPAIEPVATPAETEVISNDLTAEQPAAAAETSTAQAYQAMTLYIAGQAIPYQNGGTGSGQGIIDSNPNGVAATWGGAPIQSGDDGLNTHIIGHNPGAFSALFSVGGGSQIVVTDSAGTPTTYTVQSVMQVDDYGKEIGSGQDVWDLTVGTGGGERITLQTCINDDVNLFVLAYK; via the coding sequence ATGAAAAAAAGAACATGGACATTATTATTACCAATAGGAGTGGCTGTTTTACTAAGCGGCGCCGCATTTTTCGATCATACGATTGCAGCAGAAAATACAGAGATGATTCAATCAACGGTGGAAGAAATGGCTTCTCAAGAAAAAACAGGTGCATCAGCAACAGAAACGAGCTCTTCTGAAGCGAAAAAAGCAAGTACTGAATCCACAAGAAACTCTACTGAAAGTGAAGATTCTGTAGCACCAGAACCTGTCTCTGCAGAAGTCTCCGCTCCTGTAGAAGCAGCACCAGTAGCGGAAGAACCTGCCATAGAACCCGTAGCTACACCAGCAGAAACAGAAGTCATTTCAAATGACTTAACTGCTGAACAACCAGCTGCAGCTGCGGAAACCAGCACTGCACAAGCTTACCAAGCAATGACACTTTATATCGCCGGACAAGCGATTCCTTATCAAAACGGTGGAACAGGTAGTGGTCAAGGAATCATTGACAGCAATCCCAACGGCGTTGCTGCTACATGGGGCGGTGCGCCCATTCAATCCGGAGACGATGGCTTGAACACCCATATTATCGGACACAATCCTGGTGCGTTCTCTGCACTGTTTAGTGTAGGAGGCGGTAGCCAGATCGTTGTCACTGATAGCGCCGGAACACCTACTACTTACACCGTTCAATCCGTCATGCAGGTAGATGACTATGGTAAAGAAATAGGATCTGGACAAGATGTCTGGGATCTGACTGTTGGTACAGGCGGTGGTGAACGAATCACGTTACAGACTTGTATTAATGATGATGTGAATCTATTTGTTTTAGCTTATAAATAA
- a CDS encoding HAMP domain-containing sensor histidine kinase produces the protein MKNSLLKKNLNEISQELSTLVSTQSNTLLSVSTGDKQVKRLANALNHQLRIVRKQRQEYLSKDRELKEAVTNISHDLRTPLTAICGYLELLETEEKAANVTRYLEIIRNRVNMMETLTEELFSYSVIISSENEATKERVILNDILEESIAAFYGVLKERGIEPVIHLPEQKVSRCLPRTLLSRMVANLLNNAVKYSDGDLMITLLETGELTFTNTTTALDAVQVGKLFDRFYTVNTAKYATGLGLGIARTFVEQMNGQISAEYEENKLSICVRFPES, from the coding sequence TTGAAAAATAGTCTTTTGAAAAAAAATCTGAATGAAATCAGTCAGGAGCTTAGTACTCTTGTATCAACACAATCCAATACGCTTCTTTCTGTGTCTACGGGTGATAAACAAGTAAAACGGTTAGCTAATGCGCTGAACCACCAACTTCGGATAGTGCGTAAACAGCGACAGGAATACTTAAGTAAGGACCGGGAACTCAAGGAAGCTGTGACCAATATTTCACATGATTTACGTACGCCGCTCACCGCCATTTGTGGGTATCTTGAGCTTTTGGAAACTGAAGAGAAAGCAGCTAATGTTACTCGTTACCTCGAGATTATCAGGAATAGAGTAAATATGATGGAAACGCTGACAGAGGAGCTTTTTAGTTACTCTGTGATTATCAGCTCCGAAAATGAGGCAACGAAGGAAAGGGTCATACTCAATGATATCTTGGAAGAGAGTATCGCCGCCTTTTATGGTGTACTCAAAGAACGAGGCATTGAGCCGGTTATTCACTTGCCGGAGCAGAAAGTGAGTCGCTGTCTACCACGAACTTTGCTTTCTCGGATGGTCGCCAACCTTTTAAATAATGCAGTCAAATATAGTGATGGAGATTTAATGATTACATTATTGGAAACGGGAGAGCTTACTTTTACGAATACAACCACTGCTTTGGATGCTGTTCAGGTAGGTAAGCTGTTTGATCGTTTCTACACAGTTAATACTGCAAAGTATGCGACTGGTCTGGGATTGGGAATTGCCCGTACTTTTGTAGAACAAATGAATGGTCAAATTTCTGCTGAATATGAGGAAAATAAGCTGAGTATCTGTGTACGATTTCCGGAAAGTTAG
- a CDS encoding ABC transporter permease, whose protein sequence is MYRLISANLSRLRLTSSFWMTIAFMVLLESFLGILILGQESIRMDILLFMSLQIIGIVTSVFLSLFLGTEYNDGTIRNKIVVGHKRSHIYLASLVTAITAITIVYFAWFVTGGLFILFTQASIDSPIGQIVLAGLVGWLACVLYSAIFTLIGLLSSSKAKTSIFSILTAFLLLFGGLLCYSLSQPGFLSELEMAIFQFLLDVNPFGQTFQMMAVGTEVLLKLSVYSLLLSIILTGSGMVIFNKKDLK, encoded by the coding sequence ATGTATAGATTGATATCTGCTAATTTAAGTCGTTTGCGGCTCACTTCTTCTTTTTGGATGACAATTGCTTTCATGGTTCTTCTGGAGAGCTTCTTGGGTATTCTTATATTGGGACAGGAGTCTATACGCATGGATATCCTTTTATTCATGTCCTTGCAAATCATCGGAATAGTCACCTCTGTTTTCCTAAGTCTATTTTTAGGGACCGAATACAATGATGGAACGATTCGCAATAAGATTGTTGTTGGGCACAAGAGAAGCCATATTTATTTGGCAAGTCTGGTTACAGCAATCACGGCCATCACGATTGTGTATTTTGCTTGGTTTGTTACAGGAGGTCTGTTTATCCTTTTCACACAGGCATCGATAGATAGCCCAATTGGTCAAATTGTTTTGGCTGGACTTGTGGGCTGGTTGGCCTGCGTGTTATATAGTGCGATTTTCACGCTGATTGGTCTCCTTTCATCAAGTAAAGCGAAAACATCGATTTTTTCTATACTGACTGCGTTTCTATTACTATTTGGTGGTTTACTTTGTTACTCATTATCCCAACCCGGTTTTCTTTCAGAGCTGGAAATGGCTATCTTTCAGTTTTTGTTGGACGTCAACCCATTTGGACAGACCTTCCAAATGATGGCAGTTGGAACGGAGGTATTGTTGAAACTTAGTGTATATTCCTTGCTGCTATCCATTATCCTCACAGGAAGCGGCATGGTCATTTTCAATAAAAAAGATTTAAAATAA
- a CDS encoding ATP-binding cassette domain-containing protein: protein MDYVLQTHQLFKEYGTFKVLTGVSMNVPKGAIYGFVGKNGAGKTTLIRLICGLQQASSGTYTLYGKKSTEDEVFKARRRIGAVVETPSIYLDLTAEENLKQQYLILGLPSFEGLLDILKLVGLENTGKKKAKDFSLGMRQRLGIAIALVGDPDFLILDEPVNGLDPGGIIEIRELILTLNQKQQITVLISSHMLNELSKLATHYGFIHEGKIVKEMDAAELQAVSRKCVRIEVNDTMLLARVLDEMHIDYKILSTVQADIYAKVNVSQLAAALEKLNGEIITMSERDENLESYYMNLIGGGSYV, encoded by the coding sequence ATGGATTATGTGCTTCAAACCCATCAATTATTTAAGGAGTACGGAACATTTAAAGTATTGACCGGTGTATCAATGAATGTACCGAAAGGGGCGATTTATGGCTTTGTAGGCAAAAATGGCGCGGGGAAAACAACCTTGATTCGTTTGATTTGCGGATTGCAGCAGGCATCTTCCGGGACCTATACGCTTTATGGAAAAAAGAGTACGGAAGATGAAGTGTTCAAAGCTAGAAGGCGGATTGGCGCAGTAGTGGAAACACCGTCGATTTATCTTGATTTAACAGCTGAAGAAAACTTGAAACAGCAATACCTTATCTTGGGTCTGCCTTCCTTTGAAGGCTTACTAGATATTTTGAAATTAGTAGGACTGGAGAATACCGGGAAAAAGAAGGCAAAGGATTTTTCTCTGGGGATGCGTCAACGATTGGGGATTGCTATAGCGCTTGTTGGTGATCCGGATTTTTTGATATTAGATGAACCAGTAAACGGACTGGATCCTGGGGGAATCATTGAAATCCGTGAATTGATTTTGACGCTTAACCAAAAACAGCAAATAACAGTATTGATTTCAAGCCACATGTTAAATGAACTGTCCAAGCTTGCCACACATTATGGATTTATTCATGAAGGGAAAATTGTTAAGGAAATGGATGCTGCAGAATTACAGGCAGTCAGTCGGAAATGTGTTCGAATAGAAGTAAATGATACAATGCTCCTTGCAAGAGTGTTAGACGAAATGCACATCGATTATAAAATCCTTTCGACTGTTCAGGCAGATATTTATGCAAAGGTAAATGTTTCACAATTAGCGGCCGCTTTGGAAAAATTGAATGGCGAGATCATCACTATGAGTGAACGCGATGAGAATCTGGAAAGCTACTATATGAATCTTATCGGAGGTGGCAGCTATGTATAG
- a CDS encoding response regulator transcription factor → MKNILVIDDDIHISNLLEEMLTQAGYSVSRAYSGTEALLLLAQSAPDLILLDLMLPGLNGEEVLPKLKGIPVIVVSAKIGIDSKVSLLLDGAADYVTKPFNGKELLARIAVQLRQTAQINTSSFLTFRELRLDCNNRKLTVDDTELRITRTEFAILKLLMQNPTQVLTKSLLLERISGDTPDGTESSLKMHISNLRKKLREVTGKEYIEAVWGIGFKLQAE, encoded by the coding sequence GTGAAAAATATACTGGTTATTGATGATGATATACATATTAGCAATCTGCTTGAAGAAATGCTTACGCAAGCAGGGTACAGTGTGTCACGTGCGTATTCAGGAACGGAGGCTTTGCTACTGTTGGCGCAATCTGCGCCAGACCTTATTTTGCTTGACTTAATGCTTCCGGGATTGAACGGGGAAGAGGTCTTACCGAAGCTTAAGGGAATTCCCGTGATCGTTGTCAGTGCGAAAATAGGCATAGATAGCAAAGTCAGCCTATTATTGGATGGTGCAGCAGATTATGTGACGAAACCTTTTAATGGAAAAGAGTTGTTGGCGCGAATTGCTGTACAACTTCGACAGACAGCACAAATCAACACAAGCTCATTCTTAACTTTTAGAGAATTGAGACTTGATTGCAACAACCGTAAATTAACAGTTGACGACACCGAATTACGAATCACGCGTACAGAATTTGCGATCTTAAAGCTGTTGATGCAAAATCCCACACAGGTTCTGACAAAATCACTTCTGTTGGAACGGATAAGTGGTGATACGCCGGATGGCACAGAAAGTTCGCTCAAGATGCATATCAGCAACTTACGTAAAAAGCTTCGGGAAGTGACTGGTAAGGAGTATATCGAGGCCGTCTGGGGGATTGGGTTCAAATTGCAAGCAGAGTAA